Proteins from a genomic interval of Pecten maximus chromosome 13, xPecMax1.1, whole genome shotgun sequence:
- the LOC117340266 gene encoding hepatocyte growth factor-like: MDPKTRWDYCPVEEVSCGEPPLLLIRGTSVTIEWPYNYATSIARYSCSTLADIKSVSSCPVTRCLQGGSWTTANISCSGKECYDPSKETYTGSVTCTQTGITCQRWDSNYPHTPRIFEGRSDLGNRCVLATYKRPWCYTVDPAVDWDFCPVDECS; this comes from the exons ATGGACCCTAAGACGAGATGGGACTATTGTCCTGTAGAGGAAGTTTCCTGTGGTGAGCCCCCTCTTCTGTTGATACGCGGAACCAGTGTAACCATCGAGTGGCCGTACAACTATGCAACGTCCATAGCTCGATACAGTTGTTCCACATTGGCAGATATTAAGTCCGTCTCCAGTTGTCCCGTGACTAGATGCCTTCAGGGAGGTTCTTGGACGACAGCGAACATTTCCTGCTCTG GCAAAGAGTGTTACGACCCTTCGAAAGAGACCTACACCGGTAGTGTAACGTGCACGCAAACAGGGATCACGTGCCAGCGATGGGACAGCAACTACCCACACACTCCTCGAATATTTGAAGGTCGGAGTGATTTAGGAAATAGATGTGTGTTAGCGACATATAAAAGACCATGGTGTTACACAGTGGACCCTGCGGTTGACTGGGACTTTTGTCCAGTGGACGAATGTTCTTAA
- the LOC117340265 gene encoding plasminogen-like yields the protein MILIISIMVSLVAYTQHIFISFIANDVFDINNLKNEGRVSCTVKGVKCQRWDSNTPHQPDYFSDRSDLHNWCQRTVSDVRHWCYTTDPKTNWDYCPVEERFVCEDSPPMMFISKTKVNLERPYDHFLSVGRYRCDTLEDKEPEESCPVTRCLSDGSWSIANISCSAQECYDPTDLTYNGRVTCTNTGFTCQRWGSEYPHHQAKGYGHSGLGNRCSMEDATKPWCFTMHPELQWEYCPVDKCT from the exons ATGATATTGATCATAAGTATCATGGTGTCTTTGGTAGCCTATACACAACACATTTTCATCTCTTTTATAGCAAATGATGTATTTGACATCAATAACTTAAAAAACGAAGGCAGAGTGTCATGTACAGTTAAAGGTGTTAAGTGCCAACGATGGGACAGCAACACACCGCACCAGCCAGATTATTTCTCAGATAGAAGTGATCTCCATAATTGGTGTCAACGCACTGTAAGCGATGTGAGACATTGGTGTTACACGACAGACCCAAAGACTAACTGGGATTACTGTCCTGTCGAGGAAAGGTTTGTCTGTGAAGATTCCCCGCCCATGATGTTTATATCTAAGACCAAAGTCAACCTCGAGAGACCCTACGATCACTTCCTGTCAGTCGGCCGATACAGGTGTGACACTCTCGAAGACAAGGAACCCGAGGAAAGTTGTCCCGTGACAAGATGTCTCTCCGATGGTTCATGGTCGATCGCAAACATATCATGTTCAG CGCAGGAATGCTATGACCCAACTGATCTGACATATAATGGTCGCGTTACATGTACTAATACGGGATTCACATGTCAACGATGGGGTAGCGAGTACCCACACCATCAAGCCAAAGGATATGGACATAGCGGTCTTGGAAACCGTTGTTCGATGGAAGACGCAACAAAACCATGGTGTTTCACTATGCATCCAGAACTTCAATGGGAATATTGTCCGGTAGACAAGTGTACCTGA